TTTCTTTACGATATCGGCAACCAGATCTCTCTCCTCCGACTGGAGTATCCGGTAGTAGAGCGATGTATCCCCGGTCTCGATGATCATAAGCGCATCGGTGATCGGTTTTATGAACCAGCGGTATTCCTCGTTTTTTTCTCCCTTCGCTTCGATGATGGTATCGGTCACCATCCTGATGAGTTCGGGATCGCCGGTGTCGATGATCTCTTTGAGTGACTCGATCGTGTCATCTTTCAAATCAAATTCTTCATGCCGTTTCGATTCAATCTCATATGCTCTTGAGATATGCTTCTTGCCGTATCCATAGTTGCCTTCTCCGTACTCGTCGAATCCGAGTGATAGAAGGATATTAGTATAGGGGTATACTCTTTCGGGACTTATCTTGTCCGCATCAGGATAGAGATGGTCTGCCAGTATGACGGCTTCCTCTCTTTTTTCGAGATTATATACTATCATAAGTTTCAGAACAAGCGTGCCTAGAGATTCGGGATCATCTTCAAGGATCGTATCGGCAACAACCAGTGCCTCGTAATATTTCTGGAGGTTGATTAAGGCGACCAGTTGAACTTCCAGAATAATTTTCTTTTCGCAGTCATCGAGATTCAGTGAGAGTATGGCATCTGCTGAGGCCAGTGATTCATCGTACTTCTCTAGATCATGCAGTGCCACCATTTTAAAAAACAATGCATCCTTGTTGTCTGCCTGTATTGTCAAGAGCAAATCTATGGTCTCCAGACATTCTTTTGATTTTCCGAGGAAATAGAGCCCATGTATTTTGAATGTTAATGCTTCTATATTGTCCGGTTGATTATGGAGCACTTTTTCGGCAATATCCACTATTTCTTCGTATTTTTTGAAGTAGTCTAATATATTGCCCTTGAGAGTTAAAGCATCGATGTTATTGGGTGAAATACTCAAGGCCTTATCTGCTTGAGCAAGAGCCTCTTCCTTTCTACCTACGAATAATAACATGTTTCCAAAGAAGGTATTTAATCGAGGATCGCCCGATGAAGATTCAATCACACATCTCATCGAATCGATTGCGTCTTCGTGATTTCCCAGCAACAAACAGGCCATTGATTTTATAAAATGACCCCTAGTATCATTGGGATCGATAGCAAGACATGATTCGGCTGCTGTATATGCTTTTTCTCCATTATCAGATTGTAAAGCAATTATTCCCTCATTATGAAGGACAGACATAGACAGTTTCGGGTCCAATCTTTCTGCTTCTCTTTTCAAACGGTTAAATGTACATTCAAGGTCTTCTTTTGTGCCAAATTTATAAATTGTTGATATATACTCATTCAGGCGTTCTATTTTTCGTTCTGGGGGAATTGCATCGAAAAAGTACGTTACATCCCTGAGGACTGACGTATCTCCTGCCTTTAACAAGGCAAATTTTGTCTTGAATATGTTTTCTCTCTCCTCGGGAGTGTACCAGAGAGAGAGAAAATCAATGAAGATAGATATCCTGTTGCGTCCGAAGGGCTGTCTCATCTCTCTCCAGAGGCGGAACAGTCTTTCACGTACCTCATAGGAAGTCCGTTTTCCCATCGGGTGAGACCTGATATACCCGTCATTGTCCAGTCTCCGAAGTTGCGTGTTGATCGTATTTACATCGATACGCGTCTTCTCGGCGATATCCTTCGGGGTCAGCGGCGTCGGCGAAAGCATGAGAGTATCGAAGATCATTCTCCGCTGCCCTGACAACATCTCGAATATTTTCTGGTAATATGGTGTGTAGTCATCGAGCATCTTGAGAAAAATCGTCTCGATATTTTCGATATTTCCACTATTAATGATCTCATAGATGATTATGACGAGTCTTGGGCTACCGCCAGTGAGGTGATATATCCCTTCAAGTTTTGGCTCATATTTCTCAAAATTTTGAAGGAATTGTTCGTTTTTTTCTACCTCGCCAATCCTCCTCAAGAATTGCTTGCTCTCCGCAAGAGAAAACTCTCTGAGGTGATCGATCCTGAAAAAATTGAAAAACGGTTCATCGTGCTCAGAAACGCCGGGAAAAATCATCGGAGCCGATGCAACGACGGAGAAGATATCATATTTTTGAAAAATTGAACGTAATTTTGCAACTTCATTTTTTTCAAGTTGCAGAAAAATTTCATTTAAGTTCTCGATAAGGAAAACAAATTGTTTCTTTTCAGTTCTGGAAATTTCTTCCAGTTTGCCAAGTGCGAAATCGAGTACAAAATCTTCGCCTTTGTGTGTTGGAATTGTTATGTCGGCTTTTTTGTATGTTTTATTATACTCGTCAAGTGCTCGTAAAAAAAAATCAGATGCACGATAAATTGAGTATTCTTCTTCTGCAAATTTTATGGGGATGACCGTCGAACCATATTTTTCTATCAGGTCATAGTATGCCATGACCATAAAATGCGATTTTCCTATTCCTCTGGGGCCGATGATAAGATGAAATCTCGTTTTGTATTCTTTCGCGGCCTCGCCTACATCTCTGACCAGATTGTCAAGTTGCTTTTCTCTCCCTACGAATAATTCCCGCAGCTTATCCTTGGGGATCTTTTCAGGAGAAAAACGAAATAACGTAAGGGATTCAGTACCCATGGTATATCCTCCACCAATCTTTGAGGAGTTTTGAGTGGAATTTCAAATCTGCACTCGGAGTCTCGACGATGTAATAGTCGTGCGCAAGATCTGCGAGCAGACTGCAGAATTCGTCAAGATCATCCTTTCCAGATTCTTCTCTATAGATTTCGTATGCCAGATCTCTAGGGTAGACTTCGACTCGTGATATACTGTCTAATAATCTCTTTGCAATTTTTTGTTGTATCTTGGGGTAATCCGTGGCTAGACGTTGTTTGTAATGAATAAAACCCTGCTTCCCTTCGCTTCCCAGGATTTTGGTCTCGTAAATCCTTCTTAACAAATCAGAAGAGATCTCTTCACCATATATTGTTTCATCTTTTATCGCACTGAGAAAGATCGCGAGAAAATAGGGAATATAGGGATCGCCTATGCACTCTAAGATATAGGTCCCATACTCCGGACTATAACTCCATTTTTCTTCTTCAAATGTTCTTTCAACAACACCCAATGCGATCTTTTTATTAAATCCGGATATTTTCACTCGCTTAAAATCGTTGATCAGTTTTGATTCGCCCACAGAATCCACAATATTATCGATACTGACCGATCCGCCCACAACAAACTTTACATTGGGAATTGTCATTCTTACCTTTCTAAACCAACTTAAGAACGCCTCCCTATCTTTCGCCTCCATTTTTTTGAGCGCATATGGGAACTCGTCAATAATGATGACGACTTTTTTGCTGGTTGATTTAACTATTTCCATCGTCTGATATGCTTTATTGTCCCATTCTTCCTGGAGATCAGATTCGATATTGTGGCGTAATTGTGCTTTAAATTCAACGAATTCAAGGGATTCGATATTATCCTTAAACCAGCCAAATCCTTTTTTTATACGTGTTATCATTTTTGTTGTTTTTTCCAATTTTTCTGATGATACCAGACCCATTATCATTTCTGTTAGTAATTTTGATGGTGTTGATACGTCTTCAACTTCCAAAAAGATACAGATGGTATCATCCTCTGATAATTTGTGTTCTATTTTTTTCATGACGGATGTTTTTCCGTACCTGCGGGGGGCAATGAGCAGGATATGGTCCTTTTCCAGATAATCAAGGATGAGTTTGGTTTCAATCTCCCTGTCGATAAAATCATTCCCCGTTGCGGGACTTCCTACTGGCAGCATGTCGCTCGAATCAGTTATGTAACGCTTTTGTTAGATAACACTTTTGTTATGCTTCCCGGAAGTAACTCTTTTCGGGGGGTGCGATTGCTATCAATCCCGAATCTGATCTGCTTTCGTTGATTAAATTAATTTTAGAGATGAAATTCAGACGCGGGACTTCTAATGCTTTTTTGTCTAGATACAATTGTTTCAACATATCGAATATTTCTCCAGCAGATCTCAATTCACAACTCCACTTCTTTTAGGGGTGGTAGAAAGGCGCCCTTTCTCCTCCTGCTCGAACAAACTCCCGCTACCCTGCCAACTTTATCGCGGCATTCATATCCGGTCAGGGCCAATGTCTTCTGACCTCATATGAGTCTTCTTCCCTGTCAGGAGATACCCGTCCGTGACCGGCGGTACATCCTCATCATCGCCACAGTCGCCGCGTTCCTCACGCCCTTCATGAGTTCGTCCATCAACATCGCCCTTCCTGCCATCGGGGAGGAGTTCATGGCAGATGCGGTGCTGCTCGGCTGGGTCCAGACTACCTATCTCCTTGCCTCGGCGATCTGTCTCGTCCCCTTCGGGCGACTCGCCGATATCCATGGGATGAAGAAGATCTTCCTCGCCGGGATCACCATCTTCACCCTCTCGACCCTCGTGTGCGGCCTCTCGCCCTCGGTGCACGTCCTCGTCGCGCTGCGTATGGCCCAGGGGGTCGGAACCGCCATGACCGCGGTGACCGCGGTGGCGGTGCTCACCTCCATCTTCCCTGCCGGCGAGCGCGGCCGCGTACTCGGCATCAATGTGGCCGCCGTCTATACGGGCCTCTCCATGGGCCCTTTCATCGGCGGGGTGCTGACCCAGCACCTCGGCTGGCGGAGTATCTTTCTGGCAGCCGTCCTCCTCGGTATCCTTGCCGTCGTCCTCACCCTGCGGTCGCGGGGCGAGTGGTCGACGCCCCGCGACGAACCCTTCGACCTGACAGGTTCGGTCGTCTACGGGGCAACCCTCCTTGCCCTGATGTACGGCCTCTCCCTCCTCCCGGCGGCTCTCGGGTGGGTATGCCTCGCTCTCGGGGCAGGCGGCCTCGCCCTCTTTGTCAGGCTGGAGATGCGGACGGAAAACCCTGTCCTTCAGGTGCGGATCTTCCGGGAGAACCATGTCTTCACCTTCTCCAACCTCGCCGCCCTCATCAACTACAGCGCCACATTCGCTGTCGGTTTTCTTCTCTCCCTGTACCTCCAGTTCAACCGCGGCCTCGACCCCCAGACGGCAGGGCTCGTTTTGATGGCCCAACCCGTCGTCCAGGCCGTCCTCTCCCCCGCGGCCGGGCGCCTCTCCGATCGGGTGGAGCCCCGCATCGTTGCGTCGGTCGGGATGGCAATCAGTGCCGTCGGCCTTGCGATGCTCTCCTTCCTCACCGAAGAGACGCCGTACCTGTACATCCTTCTCTCCCTCGTCGTCCTCGGCACGGGCTATGCTCTCTTCTCCTCGCCGAACACCAATGCCATCATGAGTTCTGTGGAGAGGCGCTTCTACGGCGTGGCCTCCGCCACACTTGCCACTTCCCGCCAGGTCGGCATGATGCTCTCGATGGGGGTCGTGATGATGATCATCTCGGTCGTCGTCGGCAGGGTGGCGATCACCCCGGCCGAGCACGCTCAACTCCTTTCGAGCGTGAACCTGGCTTTCATGGTCTTTGCAGGCCTCTGTGTTGCGGGGATCTTCTTCTCCCTCGCGAGAGGGCGGGTGCGGGAGGAGACGCACCGGGCCTGAAGAAGTAAGGGCCCCTGCGGCCCCGGTGTCTTCGTCGGCGCATCGAGGATGTTATATCTCCTGCATGGACATATTTCCGTCGTATAAGGTTAATCAATTTATGTGAGTATAATGAAAGTTATATGGATATGCAGGTGAACAGGGAACAACTCCTGATGTCTCCAGGGTGCGATGACGGAATAAAAAGGATACTGTGTCTTCTGGAGGAGGAGACCCATGGCCTCTCGATCTCCGACATCTCCCGGACGATCGACCTCAACCGTAATTCTGTCGCGAAGTACCTGAACATGCTCGTCGTCGCCGGGAGAGTCGAGATGCAGGTCGTCGGGTCGGCCAGAGTCTACCGCCTCGCCGTGCGCTTTCCTGTCTCGACACTCTTTCCTTTCCTGCCTGACCCTGCCGTCACGGTCGGTTCGGACCTGAGGGTCAGGCATGTCAATGCACACTTCTGCGCTCTTTTTGGTATGAGGGAGGACGAGATTGTCGGTGCTCCCGTCTCGGAGACGCCCTGTGCGATCCTCCGTTTCCTGACCGACTCCGGGTATCTTGAGGGGGCGGTGCGGGGAAAAAGAGATGGCGGCGGCACCTGGCACCCCCTTGCAGGGGAGTGCGGCGCCTATGTCGTCTGGACCGTCCCGGCCGTCTTTGAAGACGGCGACTACGGGGCGATTGCGGCCATACGGCCGGCGTGAATAAACTAGAGATCGATCGCAATCTCACCCGACGAGATCGGTGCACCTGTCCGCCGGTCGATGAAGCGGTAGGTGAGGTGGTGGCCGGGCTGGATCGTGAATTTTCCACCGGTTTCTCCCTGCCAGTTGAGCCCGTTATCGTCCTTTCCATCAGCGTAGAGTACGAACCGGTCTCCGAGGAGGACATCACTGTCATTTTTCGAGTACTTCTGGATATACTGCTTTTTGCCGGGTTCATTCCTGACAATAATATGGCTTGAAGGGTCGTCACGTATGCCCAGGCTTACTTCCAGTCGGTCGAGGTTAAGCGGGTCGCCGGCCATGTGCTCGAAGACGACACCTCCATCTCCATCCAGGATCACCCCCGACGCGACAAGATTTGCCCTGACCGGTTGCTCGTTTTCACCTGCCGCGCCGGTGGCGTACACCGCCACCAGGCCCACGATGATCAGCGTGACCGAGATCATAAGCATGACGCCTATCACCTCAGACACGGCATTATCATTATTCATACTATCATTCATGCAATTCACCGCTCCTTCAGGAGAAAACTGCTCTTATGCAGGAGAGAACCACTCGGCAGGTGGTAGATCGCCACTTCGACAACGGCCGACTCTTTGATGCGATCGGGCAACTTCCCGTCAAGTTCAAGGAATGCGTCGGTTGCCTTCCGGTCCCCGGTATTCGCACTGTACCCCGCTGCCCAGATATCGGTCCCGAAGAGTGTATTCAGTACATCCCGGTCATGGGTTGCAGGACACTGACCACCGTCAGGCAGGTGGACCCAGGTGTTGATCCTGAGATCTCCGGTCCGTAGCGGGTCTCCGCCCCGGTGCTCGAAGACGAGGGTGAAATTCTTCTCGCTCCCTGCAGCGTACACCGCGATGTCAACCGAGGGCGCTTTTTCCTTCGCGTCGGCAGCACCGCTGGCAAAGGAGGCGACAAGTGCGGCGAGGATGATCACGATCGCAAGGAGGAGCATCACGCCGATGACGGGGGAGACCGCCGTCTCCTTCTCCACTTTTAACATACGTTCACCTCGACATTCACGGTCCTGAGTGTCACGGTCACGGAGGGGTCGAACGTAAGGGTATGGAACGATCCCTCGGCAGTATATGTAGCGAGACCGGTACCCCTGATCTCATTGCAGATTTTTTTCAGATAATTCTCTATCCCGGGCATCTGAGTGCCAGAGGTGATGTCTTCGAAGACGATTTTTGTTGTCCCCGGCAGGGAAACCGACCGGGGTTCGGGGGCGGTCAGGTGGAGTGTGGCTATTCCGCTCCCGG
This window of the Methanofollis ethanolicus genome carries:
- a CDS encoding helix-turn-helix domain-containing protein is translated as MDMQVNREQLLMSPGCDDGIKRILCLLEEETHGLSISDISRTIDLNRNSVAKYLNMLVVAGRVEMQVVGSARVYRLAVRFPVSTLFPFLPDPAVTVGSDLRVRHVNAHFCALFGMREDEIVGAPVSETPCAILRFLTDSGYLEGAVRGKRDGGGTWHPLAGECGAYVVWTVPAVFEDGDYGAIAAIRPA
- a CDS encoding winged helix-turn-helix transcriptional regulator, which encodes MGTESLTLFRFSPEKIPKDKLRELFVGREKQLDNLVRDVGEAAKEYKTRFHLIIGPRGIGKSHFMVMAYYDLIEKYGSTVIPIKFAEEEYSIYRASDFFLRALDEYNKTYKKADITIPTHKGEDFVLDFALGKLEEISRTEKKQFVFLIENLNEIFLQLEKNEVAKLRSIFQKYDIFSVVASAPMIFPGVSEHDEPFFNFFRIDHLREFSLAESKQFLRRIGEVEKNEQFLQNFEKYEPKLEGIYHLTGGSPRLVIIIYEIINSGNIENIETIFLKMLDDYTPYYQKIFEMLSGQRRMIFDTLMLSPTPLTPKDIAEKTRIDVNTINTQLRRLDNDGYIRSHPMGKRTSYEVRERLFRLWREMRQPFGRNRISIFIDFLSLWYTPEERENIFKTKFALLKAGDTSVLRDVTYFFDAIPPERKIERLNEYISTIYKFGTKEDLECTFNRLKREAERLDPKLSMSVLHNEGIIALQSDNGEKAYTAAESCLAIDPNDTRGHFIKSMACLLLGNHEDAIDSMRCVIESSSGDPRLNTFFGNMLLFVGRKEEALAQADKALSISPNNIDALTLKGNILDYFKKYEEIVDIAEKVLHNQPDNIEALTFKIHGLYFLGKSKECLETIDLLLTIQADNKDALFFKMVALHDLEKYDESLASADAILSLNLDDCEKKIILEVQLVALINLQKYYEALVVADTILEDDPESLGTLVLKLMIVYNLEKREEAVILADHLYPDADKISPERVYPYTNILLSLGFDEYGEGNYGYGKKHISRAYEIESKRHEEFDLKDDTIESLKEIIDTGDPELIRMVTDTIIEAKGEKNEEYRWFIKPITDALMIIETGDTSLYYRILQSEERDLVADIVKKIMKSDVLMPDSSRGGV
- a CDS encoding type IV pilin, with amino-acid sequence MNDSMNNDNAVSEVIGVMLMISVTLIIVGLVAVYATGAAGENEQPVRANLVASGVILDGDGGVVFEHMAGDPLNLDRLEVSLGIRDDPSSHIIVRNEPGKKQYIQKYSKNDSDVLLGDRFVLYADGKDDNGLNWQGETGGKFTIQPGHHLTYRFIDRRTGAPISSGEIAIDL
- a CDS encoding MFS transporter, which produces MSLLPCQEIPVRDRRYILIIATVAAFLTPFMSSSINIALPAIGEEFMADAVLLGWVQTTYLLASAICLVPFGRLADIHGMKKIFLAGITIFTLSTLVCGLSPSVHVLVALRMAQGVGTAMTAVTAVAVLTSIFPAGERGRVLGINVAAVYTGLSMGPFIGGVLTQHLGWRSIFLAAVLLGILAVVLTLRSRGEWSTPRDEPFDLTGSVVYGATLLALMYGLSLLPAALGWVCLALGAGGLALFVRLEMRTENPVLQVRIFRENHVFTFSNLAALINYSATFAVGFLLSLYLQFNRGLDPQTAGLVLMAQPVVQAVLSPAAGRLSDRVEPRIVASVGMAISAVGLAMLSFLTEETPYLYILLSLVVLGTGYALFSSPNTNAIMSSVERRFYGVASATLATSRQVGMMLSMGVVMMIISVVVGRVAITPAEHAQLLSSVNLAFMVFAGLCVAGIFFSLARGRVREETHRA
- a CDS encoding type IV pilin N-terminal domain-containing protein, which translates into the protein MLKVEKETAVSPVIGVMLLLAIVIILAALVASFASGAADAKEKAPSVDIAVYAAGSEKNFTLVFEHRGGDPLRTGDLRINTWVHLPDGGQCPATHDRDVLNTLFGTDIWAAGYSANTGDRKATDAFLELDGKLPDRIKESAVVEVAIYHLPSGSLLHKSSFLLKER
- a CDS encoding ATP-binding protein, giving the protein MLPVGSPATGNDFIDREIETKLILDYLEKDHILLIAPRRYGKTSVMKKIEHKLSEDDTICIFLEVEDVSTPSKLLTEMIMGLVSSEKLEKTTKMITRIKKGFGWFKDNIESLEFVEFKAQLRHNIESDLQEEWDNKAYQTMEIVKSTSKKVVIIIDEFPYALKKMEAKDREAFLSWFRKVRMTIPNVKFVVGGSVSIDNIVDSVGESKLINDFKRVKISGFNKKIALGVVERTFEEEKWSYSPEYGTYILECIGDPYIPYFLAIFLSAIKDETIYGEEISSDLLRRIYETKILGSEGKQGFIHYKQRLATDYPKIQQKIAKRLLDSISRVEVYPRDLAYEIYREESGKDDLDEFCSLLADLAHDYYIVETPSADLKFHSKLLKDWWRIYHGY